In Leptolyngbya sp. NIES-2104, the genomic window AAACTTGGACTCGGCAAGCTAGATCTGCAATCTTCCTTCGATGATTTGCGAAATTCATTAGATGAGTTTCAGATTGAAATCTTACCCATTCAATTTGAGGATATTCAGCAGTATCTTAACCTTCCACTTCATCACCGCGATCCGTTTGATCGAATGCTCATCGCTCAAGCCGTCAAACATTCCCTTGTCCTCGTCAGCCGAGACACAATCTTAGATGCCTATCCGATTCAGCGGCTCTGGAGTTAGAGCGGTTTCGGAATCATCCCCAACCGATCGATAATCAGTTCTTCATCGTGCGATCGCTCTGGATTCGGAGCCGTTAGCAGTTTCGCACCCGTAAAGATCGAATTCGCACCCGCAAGGAGCAGTTCTTGAAGGGCTTCAACATCGTGAGTGGTAGCAGACAGGGCAGGAATGCTGGAATCATCAAATTGTCCCAGGTTAATTAATAGTGCTTCTGTCATGTCAGTTCCCCGATTTGCAATTCAAGTGCTTCTTCCAGCGACTGTACAGAATTTTATCGGATTGAAAAGTGAATTGATGTGAGCGGACTGATAAAGTAAATCGCGATCGATTTCTCCACCGCGAACTCCCCGACTACTTCGCCCAGTTGCGCGTTTAGCGTGTCTCATCGCCACGCCGTTATTATGAAAATAGAATTAGAGGAAGATTATGTTGAAAACAGAAATTCTAGAGCGACTTGAAAAACTGCCGGAATCGCTTCAACAGGAAATCATCCACTACATTGAATTCTTGAGCGATCGATATGCCGAAAAAACCGATGAAGCGATCGCTCCGCAGAAAAAGCGAAAAGCAGGACTGCTGAAAGGCAAAATCATCATGTCAGATGACTTCGATGCTCCTCCAGAAGACATGAAAGATTATATGTAAGGTTAATTTTGAATGCTACTTGATACGCATACACTACTCTGGTTTCTCAGCGACGATGAGAATTTGCCTTTCTCCGTCAAACAGCAAATTGAGGCTACAGATACCGTTTTTGCCAGCATTGTTTCTCTCTGGGAAATCGCTATCAAACTCAGCATCAACAAACTGACTTTACGCACTCCTTTCGAGTCTCTCGATTCAGATATTGCTGCATCAGGAATCACAATTTTCCCGATCGTTTTTCAAGATACAGCTATCTATCGTTCTCTTCCACTCCATCACCGCGATCCGTTTGATCGAATGCTCGTCGCCCAAGCCATCAGACATTCCATCGTCCTCGTCAGCCGAGACACTATCTTAGATGCCTATCCGATTCAGCGGCTCTGGAGTTAAAGCGGTTTTGGAATCATCCCCAACCGATCGATAATCAGTTCCTCATCGTGCGATCGCTCTGGATTCGGAGCCGTTAGCAGTTTCGCACCCGTAAAGATCGAATTCGCGCCCGCAAAGAAACACATCGCTTGCAGTTCATCGCTCATCTCGGTTCGACCGGCGGACAAGCGCACCATTGCAGACGGAAAGAGAATTCGAGTCGTGGCAATCATGCGGACAAGGGCAATTCCATCGATCGGTTTTGCAGTCTCTAAGGGTGTTCCATCGATCGGAATGAGCGCATTGATTGGAATCGATTCGGGGGGCGGATCAAAAGTGGTCAGGGTTTCGAGGAGCGATAAGCGATCGTCGATCGTTTCTCCTAATCCGACAATGCCACCACAGCACACCGAAATTCCCGCATCGCTTACCGCTCGAATCGTTTCAAGTCGATCTTGATACGTCCGAGTGCTGATAATTTTGCTGTAGTACTCCTCAGACGTATCGAGATTGTGATTGTACGCAGTCAATCCTGCCTCTTTTAATTGCTGTGCCTGATGAGGTTTCAGCATTCCAAGTGTGCAACAGACTTCTAAATCTAAAGCCGCAACTTGCCGCACCATTTCCAAAACGCGATCGAACTGTGACCCGTCTCGCACTTCTCGCCAAGCTGCTCCCATACAGAACCGCGTCGATCCGCCTGCCTTTGCTGCCTTCGCTTCTTCTAACACGGCATCGATCTGCATCAATGGTTCCGGCTTTAGTCCCGTATTGTGATGCATACTCTGAGCGCAATAGCCGCAATCTTCAGGACAAGCCCCGCTCTTGATATTGCCCAACGTGCAGAACTGAACGGCTCTGGGATCGTGATGCTCTCGGTGAACCCGCTGCGCCTCAAATAACAAATCCGGAAACGGCTGATGATAAATTTGGGCGATGCGATCACGAGAAGAAACAGCAGCAATCATAAGATTC contains:
- a CDS encoding type II toxin-antitoxin system VapC family toxin encodes the protein MNLLLDTHTFLWYLQNDRNLSRTVAEILESTENTLHVSIVSLWEIAIKLGLGKLDLQSSFDDLRNSLDEFQIEILPIQFEDIQQYLNLPLHHRDPFDRMLIAQAVKHSLVLVSRDTILDAYPIQRLWS
- a CDS encoding DUF2281 domain-containing protein, producing MLKTEILERLEKLPESLQQEIIHYIEFLSDRYAEKTDEAIAPQKKRKAGLLKGKIIMSDDFDAPPEDMKDYM
- a CDS encoding type II toxin-antitoxin system VapC family toxin encodes the protein MLLDTHTLLWFLSDDENLPFSVKQQIEATDTVFASIVSLWEIAIKLSINKLTLRTPFESLDSDIAASGITIFPIVFQDTAIYRSLPLHHRDPFDRMLVAQAIRHSIVLVSRDTILDAYPIQRLWS
- the bioB gene encoding biotin synthase BioB, producing the protein MIAAVSSRDRIAQIYHQPFPDLLFEAQRVHREHHDPRAVQFCTLGNIKSGACPEDCGYCAQSMHHNTGLKPEPLMQIDAVLEEAKAAKAGGSTRFCMGAAWREVRDGSQFDRVLEMVRQVAALDLEVCCTLGMLKPHQAQQLKEAGLTAYNHNLDTSEEYYSKIISTRTYQDRLETIRAVSDAGISVCCGGIVGLGETIDDRLSLLETLTTFDPPPESIPINALIPIDGTPLETAKPIDGIALVRMIATTRILFPSAMVRLSAGRTEMSDELQAMCFFAGANSIFTGAKLLTAPNPERSHDEELIIDRLGMIPKPL